The genomic segment AGCTCGGGGATGAATCACGCTCCAGTATTCGCCTGACAAGTGGCCGTTGTGCGGCACCAAACTCACGCTCATATCTAGCCATCAGCTGCTATATATTAAGAGTATTACTCACCGATATTTAAGCTGTGATATGACTTCTTCCCATGACCATTTTTCTGTAAGCAGATCCGGCTTCGCCTGAACTTCCCCAGCCAATTTCCATAATATCTGCACCCAATGATTTTTAGTCCATTCTGGGGTGACAAGGGCACAGCCACATTGGCGCATCGCTGCCAAGGCCTCATCTATGCCGACATGGGTGTTCTCATTGGATAAGAATCTATAATATCGAGCTGTAGCAGGAGATATCGCACAAATGTCATTCGGGCTGTTATAAATCAGCCAAATAACTTCACATCATACTTCACTTACATTCCCATTCCTACAAGTTCTTCATATGTGTTGTACTGGGGATGTAAATGATATTGCTTCAAGGATAATCGCTTTGATGGCACTGTGGGGATGAGCATCAGTGTGTATATACACCACTCACTCGTCAAATCGAAGACAGGGCTGTACGGCTTCGCATGAATTGCATTAGGGGTCATGGATCGTTTGGCCGGGATAGCAGCTGTACGAAACGGAGTTACGAACTCGGGCCTTGACCGTCGCCCCGTAGATTTTACTCCAAGCCCTATTCTTCGAGGACCAGTAACGGGAGTTTTAATGGCGTCGCTCTTAGCCTTGCTCGAATATGTGTTCGTAGTAGCCATGAGGGGTTTTCTAAGTGGCGTGGAAGGCTGAGAAGCTGGAAGTTGATGTTGATGTTGAGCGCTTGATCGTAACGGTCGGGAGCGTATAGGTTGTGGCGAGGAGCTGGACTCGACATCCGCGAACAAAGACATCACTTTTGCAACGCTGGAACGATTTGGTGTTGGTGCGGACTTCCCAGATGCTAGAAGGAAACTTGAGGGGGTTTCTGATTGAGGGCTATCAGACACGCTGGTGATATCTAGTAAACAGTCTGCCGTTGATTCGATTTCGGCGAATATGTTGAGTGCCTTTCGTCTcgccgaagaagaaggctcaGCGATAGTAGCACCGCGACCCGTCTGGAATCCTATTCTAAAATCTGTCGGGTTAGTTCCCGGCTGAGGTTCTGGGATTACAGAAATCATGGATGACGAGGATACGGAAGGATTAAATAGTGTGAGTTGCTTTTGAAAGATCGTGGGCGCTTCCTTGCTATGTGCAGAAGAAAGGCTAGGGACAGGTGTACCTTGTCCAGTCTGAAAGCCAGCAGAGGGGGTAGTAGGCTTATCTTCAACTAGAACATTGACCCGCTGGTGTTTAGCTGGAGAGTTCGCCGCTAATACTTCtatttcatcatcttctctcatTTGATGCCATAACCTTTTGGCTTTTTCTAATGCGGCTTTGGATGGTGGTGCAATGGTTTTGCCAGTAGCAGTTGAGAAACCTGAGAAAGATTCCTCTGCCTTCACAAGGGGTGAATTTAAGTCCACCGCCTTAGTCCTTTCAGCTGTCCCAGGACTGTCTTCTCGACGATTCTCATTCTCGGTGGAAGCAAAGTCATCGAGGTCCTCTGCTGTTATGCCAGATAGCAGATCGTCGATATCTTGCTGGGCAATGTCATTAGGCGAAACTAGGGAGGCGCAGGAATTGAGGACTGGAGGGATCGAAGGAGCGGTGGGCATGGCAgtaaaggagaaaagatggaggagacCTGAAGGAAGTAAAGTTGCTTAGTCGGTGGGACGCGTAAGAGTACCCAAACGCGTAATGGAGCCAAAGAGAGTCGCGCGTCTTCTTACGTAAATCGTATCAAGAGTTTCTGAAAGAACAGATATATAGTAGGTATAGACGAACTTCATCTGAAATGCACCCATCAGGGTTCCGGGTTAGCATTTGATATTACTTACGCATCGCATACGCTtgatagaagaagaacggcCGACATGATGGGCAAGCGTTTTCTGCTTTTATCACAAAGCTACGTGCGCTAACAGTTATTTGAACTCAGATCCGCAACTTAAAACAGGTAAGGAATACAAATCACACCTTCTCCAGTCTACTGATTTGTCTTCGGATATTGTCCTCATCAGCCATATTGGCTTGCCGAGTTTCCTGTCAAGGGTCTATTCGGGCTCTTTCAGAGAAACAACCAGCTCGGGACATATCTGTAAACATAGCAGATGCTTTCGCTCAGTTACTCGTCAATTTTCGTCAAACTGTCACTTCTCTCGGCTTGGCATTCAAACCACCAGTGACTGTGTCTGCTGCTACGCAACAACTGGAGAAAGTCGCTGAGCAATTGAATCAGCTCATAAGCTGTGTCCTTATCACTCATGGGGAGATGGGTAGGgagtggaaagaaggggtTTTGAGCATTGGTGCTGAAGTGGAGAGGCACCTGGATATGTTGGAGGCCGAAGACGACTATCTTCAGTCAACGGGCAAGATATGGGAAGCAATAGATAGGATGTCGAGAGATCTGTCAAGAGATGAAAAGTCGGCAATCATCAGACGGTGGAAAATCCATCAGAGTATCGTCAAGGACGCCTGGGATGAATTCAAGGAGATTTTGGAGGACAGTCAaaatgaggatgatgacggAGGGTGGGATGAACTAGGACTTGGTGATACATCTTTAtcggaggaggagagaagcCGAACCGAGGCCGTAAGTTTTTGCTGCATACTCCGCGCTGAATGCATGTGATTGACTCGTGACATACATGTACCTTAGATAAagcctcttctttccttgcACCAGCTTCTTCACGCCAGTATGCCTCGGTATTTCGATCAAGCAGAGGATCATTTGCAAGCTCTGCTGGAAGAATCTTCTAAATTCGTCGGTTGCTACGATAATGTCGTGTCTAGCTTGCATCCAGAgcaagatgaggaagagattAACAGTGCTCTAGACGATATTGAAAAAATATCACGCAGAATGGCAAGCCTTGTAGGTAATGTATCGACAGACAAGTGGACTACAAAATACGACATggaaagggagaaatgGTCAGATAGAAAGTTTAATATGCGATCACTAGGGGTCGCCATTGAGTAGAGCGTGTAATGCATTCAGAATGATGCTAAGCATCTTTTCCTTACTCGTAGATCTCTGAAACAATACCAGTACCGATAGTCTTACCGCCCTCTCGCAAGGTGAAACGCGATCCGGGCTCAAGAGCGATGTCATGCACAAGGTCACCGATCATCTCAACATTGTCACCAGGCATGACGAGCTTCTCATGAGCGCCCTCGGTGCCCTCCGGGAAAGTAAGGGCACAAGTTACGTCGGTAGTACGGATGAAAAGCTGAGGTCGGTAGTTAGCCATGAAAGGGGTGTAACGAccaccttcctccttgGTAAGGATCTATTGATGTTAGCAAAGTTCAGACTTATTATGGACTTACATAAATTTGCGCCTTGAACTTCTTGACACTCTTGATAGAGCCAGGTTGCACCAAAACTTGACCTCGTCGGACCTGCTCTCGCTTGATACCACGAAGGAGGGCACCCATGTTGTCACCAGCTTCACCACGTTCAAGCTCCTTGTGGAACATTTCTATAATGTCAGTTCATTCCACACAAATGAGGACTCACCAATGCCAGTGAGAGTAGTTTTGATAGGTGCACCGAGACCAACGATTTCAACTTCGGAACCCTTGGTGATCGTACCACGCTCAACTTTCCCGGTAACAACAGTGCCTCGACCAGAGATCGAGAATACGTCCTCAACATACATCAAGAAAGGCTTGTCGAGGTCACCTGGAGAAATTAGCACTTACTTTTCCCAGGAAGACTTACGAGAAGGGACGTCAAGCCATTCATCAGCCTTCTCCATGAGCTCTTGAATCTTTTTCGCACCTCGCTCAGGGTCGCGGCCTTCGAGAGCAGCAAGAGCGGATCCCATGACGATAGGAGTCTCCTCTCCATCAAAGCCGTACTGGCCCAGCAATTCTCTCATTTCCATCTCAACCAACTCGAGCATTTCAGGGTCGTCGACTTGGTCGACtttgttgatgaagacaaCCAACTTCTTGATGCCAACTTGTcgggcaagaagaagatgctcACGGGTCTGAGGCATTTGGCCATCAGTAGCAGAGACGACAATGATAGCACCGTCAAGCTGAGCGGCACCAGTAATCATATTTTTGATGTCTAATTGTTAGCGGCGAATTTGGGTAAAGCGACCTACAATCAGCGTGACCAGGACAGTCGATGTGCGCATAGTGCCTGTTGGGAGTCTCGTACTCAACATGCTGCATTATTGTTTGAGTAGTTTCTCGCGCTTTTCCTAAAGTCAACTCACGGCAGTGCTAATGGTGATACCTCGAGCTTTCTCCTCAGGAGCTTTGTCGATCTGGCTGTAGTCCATAAATTTACCACCGCCCTGTTCAGCCAAGTGTTTGGTGATGGCCGCGGTAAGGGTGGTTTTACCGTGGTCGACATGGCCGATGGTACCGATGCTAGAATGTAAGCAATGCACACATATACGCGAACGTACTTGAAATGAGGCTTGGATCTGGTGAATTTGCCACCAGATTCGGCAGCGTAGCCACGAGTGGGTTGACATCTTGGGGTCAAGACAACAGCTCGGAAAcgaggagagggaaggggCCTTGAGACAAATGTCCTAGCAGAGAGGACCGAGGGACCAGCCACGGGTCTGGCAGCTCCTAGGGTGTCAGCCAGAAGTTTAAGAGATCAGGGTGAACGTACCCCTAAGCTCAGCGGTGCGGAGAGTGGAGGAAAGACGACTCTGAAGGGCGTTTCTGAGCATTTTTTTGtgctttttcttttgaAAACTGTGCAAGAGGAGACGTTTGGAAAGAGCCGCGCAGTAAAGTGTAAATTGCTTATACGAGATCCGGACACCGCCATCTCATCGGAAATTTAAACGGCAAGGTCGAATAAATGATTTCTGTCCTACGTACGGaacagatgatgataacTCCGTGGACGTAAACCAGCGTGGCGGATGGATAATAGCAATAAGttaattattatttataTTAGCAGCTTATGACGGCTCCCGCCGATTcatcattattattattaggTGGAGGCCGCTGGTTCCGTCACAAGTACCTATCACGTCGCAACGAACAACAACAGAATCACTACCGTTTATCGGCAGGTTATCAAACGAAGAGCAGTGTTAATATACAGTGTTGGTTCATATACTGATTTCTAGGAGCTTCGACTAGTATGGAGTATTCAGAAATATTCGATTTCGCATACGATCTTGCCGAAAAGGTTTGTCACAACTCAACTCTGGAGCCCACTAATATCGACCTGCAGGCAAGCAAAATAATCTTAGAAGCCGCTGCCAAGCGATGGGTGTCGACTTCCGACCTCAACGAGAAAAAAAATTCTGTTGATGTCGGTGAAGACACTTTTTAATGGTAGTGAAAGAATGTCTAATGTCTCAATTCAGCTTGTTACTGAGACCGATGAGCTGGTAGAGCGAATGATCAAATCAGCTGTAGCAGAAAAGTATCCGCACCATAAATTGTACGTTCGGAGTATCGAGTATAGTTTTCAAATTCTATAATAAAATTTCTCACAATTTTCAAAACAGCATCGGCGAAGAATCATTCGCTGCTGGTGACCGTTCCCCCCTCACTGACGAATTCACTTGGATCGTAGACCCAATTGACGTGAGTTTCTCCACTTAGCTTCAGCTAACGGATTAGGGTACTATGAAGTAAGTTCCTAAAGGGGAGACCTATCTGATACCAGTTTTGTGCATTCATAGTAAGTTCAGAAATCATTAAATCATCTGACGAATTAGTCCTTTCGTTGCCTGCTCCATTGGCGTGGCGCACATGACAAGACCGGTTGTAGGGGTCATTGCTCTACCTTTTTTGAACCAAATTGTAGGATTTCAAAGTCCCCGTCTCCGCGCCCTCAATGATCTATGTTTACCTATACGATAGTTCTCGGCACGGCTTGGGGGAGGAGCATATATGAACCGCAACATCCCACTTCCTCTCACTGGCGGCATCCCTCAACCCCTTTCCGATTTATCGCGATGTATGATCGGAGCCGAATGTGAGTTTACTTTCGATCTATTATAGCTAATTGATATAGGGGGATCTGACCGTGGGCTATCGACCTTCAAACATAAAACGTCTTCCTTTGCGAAGCTTGCGGGCGATCCTAGTAAAGGCGTTGATGGGGGCGTGATGGCGCATGCTTTGCGAAGTAAGAGTAGTTGATCATCAAGGAGACAGTATCCACGGCTGACCAACGGCCTCAACCAGCTACTGGATCTACTGCTTGTAATGCTGTAGCTGTGGCAGCTGGACAGTTGGACATCTATTGGTAAGTCCAACATTATCAAGCAGCAGCTAAACCAGAAGGGACGCAGGATGTTATCCTTGGGACGTTTGCGTAAGTCCTTCAAAAGAAGCTCGTGCTAATATATGTAGGCGGCAGCAATAATTCTTAATGAGACTGGCGGTCTTTTCGCTGGTGGAAAGGATTCGCTAGATGCTCCAGTGGGTCAAGTCATGATGGGTAGGCGCTACATCTTTGTCCGCGCAGTGCCCGCCACAGAAGTAAGTATTCCCAGCGTAGCTACTGAGCTGATTCTTCAGTCCGAGTCACCATCGCAGATTCAGCATCGCCTGGCAAGGGAACTTTATGATGTTGTGGATGAATGGACAAACGAAGATATGATGGGTTGAAGACAGAATGAGTTGTGGGTCGGGCATTTGAGCTGTCTACACAGCATGGATTACATGAATTGTGTAGCACAGTTACATGACAGGAATCCGAAGTTAAATTCACAATAGACTGTAGACTCTTCTTAATTAGTCCGAAGCTGGTGACCTTTCATGGGTTTATAAAAAATCGGCAGCAgcttttctctttctccctgCAACAGTGccgtcctcttcctcgagCCCATGAGCGGGCGAAGTATATCTATATCGCGGCTGTTGAGCTCGTTTTTCGTACTACGTTGTCAGCATAGGCTAGATCGGCTGTCGACTCACGGGAGATGCTGCGTTATCCGGCCAGATAACGCCGTCTTTACTCGGCAACACATTGGTTACCTCAGTAAGGACTGAAGCGCCCCCTGAGGGAACGAAATTAGGAGGGGGTGCAGAACTGAAGGTGGGTGCGGCCATATTGTCTGGAGGATTGCCTGCGGAAGGAATTGGAGATGGTCCAGGGGGAGCGAATGGAGGGCGTACACCAGGAGGGCTGTGGTCGTCAGCGCAATCGTAGACATAAGAAACCTACGCAAAGGGGGGTATGGCGCCTGGAGGTAGAGCGGGAGGCATTCCAGCAAAAGGAGGCGCCCCAGCAGGTGGAAATCTAGATGACCAGAACATGAATGAGCAAAATCAACGTCATTGAATGAAAGGCGTACCCTggagggaagggaggaTGACCGCCAATAAACGGTGGAAAAAGGGTAGCTGGAGCAGCTTTATTCCTTGTCGCCATCAACATCTTGTGTTGGGCCAAGGCAGCTCGCAAGTCTGCTTCTGGAATGACGTTGTAAGAGTTTCGCGGACGCTTGGCGGCAGCTGCAGCCGCAAGCAAAGCTGTTCCAGCCTCGGCTTCTTTCCTCGCCTTCCATTCTGCCTGTGCATTTGCAGGCACGCCCTCCATGCCGAAAATCTCAATATCATAACCATCCCGGCCAGGAAGAGTGTTTGTGAGTCTGTCACACATTAGACCAACTCAATATTCGTGCATGACTCACGGTTCGGGATCACACTTGTGCACTTGCTGACTATGTACCATCAAACCACCAGCCGTCTGAAGATTGTCAGCAACTGAATTCTAGGCAAAACTTACGTTCAATTTCCTGGGACAAAGCTGACACTTGAAGTGCTTGGATTTCTGATGTTGCAGAAGGACTATTCGTGGGTTAGCACACTTTATGGAAGTCACCTGGTGCCGACTAACCTTTGTCATCCTCGAATTCTCGCTCACAGTACCAACACCATGGCTTGAGGACCTGAGCATAGCTCGTCAGCGTCATCTCAGAAGTCGATGAAATACTCACAAAGACCTGggatctcttctttttacCCATTTCGGCAGTTGGATGTTTGGATGTATCTGTCTAAGTGGAAGAGAGCGTCGAAATGGATATGGGGGTTGAATGTGACGGAGAAAACTATGTTACGTAATTACCACCTTCCCTGTTTCGTGCTGTTCGCTGGGCTTTTTTTTGCCATTTGAATATTGTCGAGTGCGCGAGAAAATCATCAATCACGACGTTCACCCATGACCGCCAGGCCAGTTGTCTCCTTATCACGCCAGATCCACTCCTCCGCGGCCCGCAGGTCCCAGGTTGGCAAGGTTCCCATCCCTATCCCACCTTCAGTCGcccttgctcttcctgcCTCTTCTGTCCCGCCTCATGTCCATCCCGGCTCCCCTGAAGCGCATCGCGTCTTCACTGTGTCCGGTCCCTTAGGATCTACTACACTGCCTATATCTCCATCAATTATTCTTACCCCACCCAccccctcatcatcttctcttaCAATTTCTGTTCACGATCCAGCCGTCAAAACTCAACGGAGCCTCTGGGGTCTTACACGTACGCTCATTAGTAACGCCATTACGGGTGTCTCAGCTGGCTTTAATCTTGAAGTCAAGCTGGTGGGTGTTGGTTATAGAGCGGTTATTGAGCCTATTCCTCAAGTCTTTATGGACTTAGCTAAACAGACTTCTTCTCTACCGACGGATGCTCTCCCTCGCGAGCGTCTTAATATCAAACTGGGCTTTGCCCATCCCGTCCTTATCGATATACCTCCCCAAATCAAAGTTACAGTACCTGAACCAACCAAAATCGTGTTAAGCGGGACAGATAAGCAGAAATTGGGTCAGTTTGCGGCCACGATCCGTCAATGGAGGAAGCCGGAACCCTATCGAGGAAAAGTGAGTCTGCTTATTGTTTACGTCGCTGACTTAACAGGGTATCTTTGTGGGCGGCGAAACCATCCGGCTCAAAGAGGTCAAGAAAAAGTAGTGTTTACATATGCATGCATATTCACATCCATAGCCTAGTTTCCCAGTCTTTCCAAAACTCCTCCCTCCATCCGTCGTCTTTATCGCCTCGATTGTTCAATGGTCCTTGCCATAACGGAGAAATGTCGTAATTCTCGTCACCGACTACTTGGCCTGTGTCCTTCAACACGTATTCTGTGATGTCTGATCGCCGATGGACGAGAACGAGATTGGGATGACAAAGACTACGTGGGATGTGTACCGACATCACTTGTTGCTCTCTAATCATGAACGGCTGACCGGATCGCTCTCAACTCAAGACTCACTGCGGTAGATACAGCGAGACCGGCTCTAAGTTACCTGCAAGTGGTTTTAGGACTGTGCTACAGTAGCCTCGTTGCTCGGCATCCATATCTAGAATGATCATTTTGCGGCCATTTATACTGTGGAACCCAGAGGTTAGTTATACATATTGTAAGTGCCGAGCTTCATAATGTGTCTTCACCTGTTTAAAGAACAACTTATCAGAACGGCTCATTCTGCGATATCTAGCACCCCCTCCAAATCTCCTTTCTCCATAACCCGCTGTCGCCAGCTTTTGGTGATGCCTTGAGGATACTCATGATCATCCTTAGTTTTCACATAACGAAAGACGGAGGATCCAACACCTAAGTTTGTTGTATTCTGGATGTAGAAGAACCAATCAGGCCGAACGACACATCCTTCAACCACGTAAGTGTCTTGCCGGAGACTGCTACTTTTAGCTACAAGTTCGCGAGTCGCCTCTAACACCAGATAAGTTTGTTGGATCGTCGAATCTGCACCAGACGAAGAAATGGAAATTTTTCTTGTAGGTACGCAAGGCGGATGTAAACCACTAGCTTCGGTCCGTACCATCCATATGTCTTGAGacacccttcttcaccgTGTGACTGTAGGCCACCTACATAGATCGGCTGTCATGAGCCCCGAAGCAGCGCCTAACGCGCTCCACGCTTCACCACAACCCTGCAGCATCTGCATGTGAATTCGAAATACCCAGAACCGGACAGAACTTGGAAAGCAAGGTCATCGGCCGACGTATAAAGTGAATGATATATACCCTGAAAAGCAAGATGGGTAGTTATGTCATCTCCGTGTGTTTTCCTGTTGATAGAcgaaggggaggagggcGGATGGGGTCTGCGTGCCAACGATTGAGGCTCATAAGCAAGGTGTTTAAAAATAATTTTACATCTGAATTACTCGTTCAGCAGGCGTCGTAGGCAGAGAACATGAGGCCATTGATGCGGACTTCGACAAGCTTGTTATAGTGATAGGCGCTGCGTGATGTGCTGGTTTTGTTGCTTGGaacttcttttttcctACTGAAGCAATATATGAACTTGATTGCGAAGATATGGATGTGCTATTGTGACCAGCAGTGGCCACGCCTGGTGATTTGAGCATGCCTTTCTCCATGACCGGTATACCGGTTGACTGAAGTTCGAAATTTCTTGGAATAGACGCATTTGGATATGGTGCTAATTCTTTGGAGACCCATGCTACTTTTGATGACGCACATTTGACGATCTGCTGCAGCGATCGATTTCCTGAAGGAAGACGTTTTTGATTCGTGTCCGCTGTCAGTGGCTAAGAATCTCCTAGGTTTAAATTCAAACGGCGATGCGCCTCATCATGTTGAGTTATACCGAACGTGACTTTGAACTGCTTTGAGGATTCCTGACTAATAGACTTATAAGATTCGCCCTGCTCTTCAGTATAACTTGTCGCCGATGTGAAGCTTGTTGATCAGGCGAGATTTTGAGCTTCAAGTATATGCTGACTAGTTGAGTTTTTGGAAGGTTTGAATAGTTAGTTATTTTGAGCTGTTACAGTTGTCAGGTGCTATAGGCAGGAGGAAGTCGtgaggagagaaaaaagtTATGGTACGAACTTCTTTGCATTTGGACCTTGAGTCCGTTACCCTGAGGTGCTGAAGAGATGAAAGTGTTTCCATGTCACGCCGCTACTAGGGGCTTCAGTTTGAATACACTTGGAATAGCTAGAGTCTACGTCAAAATTTAATAATTGGAGTAAAATTGTCAAGTTAAGTCTTCATATGATTTTGTCAAAGGTAGGAAGGTAGGAAGGAGGGATGGCGGTCGTGGAAGATAATGATCACGCTGAACACGCGTCGAGGAGTATACAAAATAAATAAGGATAGCCAATTCTCAAGCCCGCGTCCCAGTCGACGGACAAATCCGCATGAGatccaaaaaaaaaaaaaaaaaaaaaaaaaaaaaacaacGGGCCCGGCCAGTCACGTAAATAAACTGAAAGAAGGATCGTTCAGCTTGGTTCTGAGTCACGTCAGCAGCTATTTTCTGTTTCGTTTGTTATATTGAGTCCTAGACCCGTGTACCAAGACACGTATGCCGAAAACCTGAACGGGATACCATGGGCTTTACTCCTTACAGTGTCCGATATCGTATCTTATCCGACTTACTCAACAGCAATACAGCGTTGGCTTACGACAATGCCTTCATTGTTGACGGAGAATCAAGCACCTGCCTTGCGGAAGATGATAAGGCAGCGACATTGGACACTATGCTGCTTCGCAGTTGGAATGGTGACGTATCGTGCTTAGATCGTGACAGTGAGTATTACATCCAGCTTTGTCAGAGAGTTGATCGTCTAGCTCTGAATGTACTTGAGCGTAACCGTCTCAAACATGATGATTTCGAAGTCCTAGGCTGCTTGGGAGAAGGACAATTTGGGGTCGTGAGTGTACCACGTTTGCAGTCAACTTATTCTGAAATTCATACAGGTAGAAGCTGTGAGATTCAAGATGAACGGGCAAGTGTTTGCTATGAAGACAATTGAAAAGACTGTGGCCAAACGCGCTGGACAAGTGAGTTAAGGAAAATGGATATGGAAGTGGATTGTAGCTGATAGAGGATACAGCAGCTGTCTTTATCATTGGAACGTCATGTTCATAGGCTTGCCAATTCATCCCCTCTGGCGCCATGTCCAAATTTGATTGCGGCTTTCCAAACAGAACTATCCCTCCATCTCATCATTACTTATGCTGAACATGGTTCTCTCTGGAATCGGATGTGTGCCCTCTTCTCTAACACCGGGTGTACTGGGGGCatgcttgaagaagaaatccAATGGTGGGGAGCTCAGATGGTCAGTGCTATTGGGTGGCTTCATAGCCATAACATAGTGCACCGGTCAGTTAAATCTTCTGCCTAGCCTGACATTTGTTAATTTCTGCTTTACTTAGGGACATCAAACCACACAACTTTTTAATCAAATCAAATTGTCATCTACAAATCACTGACTTCGGTTCAGCAGCCCCCCTCCATTTCACTCTTCCTGATGAATCACCCTGTGTTCCC from the Cryptococcus decagattii chromosome 4, complete sequence genome contains:
- a CDS encoding translation elongation factor Tu; its protein translation is MLRNALQSRLSSTLRTAELRAARPVAGPSVLSARTFVSRPLPSPRFRAVVLTPRCQPTRGYAAESGGKFTRSKPHFNQIDKAPEEKARGITISTAHVEYETPNRHYAHIDCPDIKNMITGAAQLDGAIIVVSATDGQMPQTREHLLLARQVGIKKLVVFINKVDQVDDPEMLELVEMEMRELLGQYGFDGEETPIVMGSALAALEGRDPERGDLDKPFLMYVEDVFSISGRGTVVTGKVERGTITKGSEVEIVGLGAPIKTTLTGIAGDNMGALLRGIKREQVRRGQVLVQPGSIKSVKKFKAQIYEEGGRYTPFMANYRPQLFIRTTDVTCALTFPEGTEGAHEKLVMPGDNVEMIGDLVHDIALEPGSRFTLREGGKTIGTGIVSEIYE